A genomic segment from Euleptes europaea isolate rEulEur1 chromosome 17, rEulEur1.hap1, whole genome shotgun sequence encodes:
- the LOC130488754 gene encoding LOW QUALITY PROTEIN: cytochrome b-245 light chain (The sequence of the model RefSeq protein was modified relative to this genomic sequence to represent the inferred CDS: substituted 1 base at 1 genomic stop codon), translated as MGRIEWAMWANEQALAAGLILITGGIVAVSAQFHGWEFAAYAIAAGVFVCLLEYPRGKRKKGSTMERCGQRYFTVVVKVFGPLTRNYYVRAILHASLAVPAGFLLSTILGTVCLAIASGIYLLAAIRGEEWNPIEPKPQERPQVGATIKHPPTNPPPRPPAEARRKQPDEAAVGQDNPAADMXAERRILTLLLPSRNIRRRYGNHCEQRVKGPGTEGPTGSIDYLTAPGKTDLPAGY; from the exons TTCTTATCACCGGTGGCATCGTGGCCGTTTCAGCCCAGTTCCACGGCTGGGAGTTTGCAGCCTACGCAAT AGCAGCTGGTGTGTTTGTTTGCCTGTTGGAATATCCTCgtgggaaaaggaaaaaaggttcTACCATGGAGAGATG TGGTCAGAGGTATTTCACAGTGGTGGTGAAGGTGTTTGGACCTCTCACTAGGAATTATTATGTTCGAGCCATCCTACACGCAAG TTTGGCTGTCCCCGCGGGGTTCTTGCTGTCCACCATCCTGGGCACAGTATGCCTGGCTATAGCAAGTGGCATCTACTTACTG GCTGCCATCCGTGGCGAAGAGTGGAACCCCATCGAACCCAAGCCCCAGGAACGGCCGCAAGTGGGGGCCACCATTAAACACCCCCCAACCAACCCGCCGCCTCGACCTCCCGCAGAAGCCCGCCGGAAGCAGCCTGACGAGGCAGCCGTGGGTCAGGACAACCCCGCCGCCGACATGTAAGCGGAGCGACGGATCCTCACGTTGCTGCTGCCCTCGAGGAA CATCCGAAGAAGATACGGCAACCACTGTGAGCAGCGGGTGAAAGGGCCTGGCACAGAAGGGCCAACCGGATCTATCGATTACTTGACTGCACCAGGCAAGACCGACCTGCCAGCTGGATACTAG